atggaGCTAGAGGTttttagaaattaaaaaaattggagaTAACGTGGTTTTACATCATTTAAGGTACcataccctcatttaaattaaggtaccacagcaagcaccggtgtcaagaaaatattattagaaaataaattaaaaagtacACACTGTGCTGTGCTGCTCATCTTTCCCTATATAAAGTACTAACTCTCTATCTCTCCACTTTCTCTCTTTCCTATTTGGTTTTCTCTCTTACCTCGGCGATCACATTCTCTCTTGTTTCTGTGTGTGTTCTCAACCTTTCacttctctctatctctctctctcaccttCCAAATCCACCCTTTAATTTAGTCGCACAGCAAAACAATGGTGGATCTTCAAACAGTTTGCTGCATGTGTGGTGATGTTGGGTTCCGTGACAAGCTTTTCCGCTGCAACAAATGCCGCCATCGCGTTCAGCACTCGTATGCTTTCTTCCCTTTCTCCTCCTATTAATCATTCACTTTTCCATACCAAATCACACACATACATACATAATATACATCATGTATGTACATGATCATGttcacatacatacatacatccACTCCAATCTTTCTCTATCATACTAGAAACATCTTTAATTTGATAGACACAAAACAACTATAACATACCCATCATCATAAAATACACAAGGCTCTTGTTCATGATCATGTCCAAGTTATTCAATTAAGCTATGATATATACGTAGATACCAAACAGTACAAACATCCGCACATGTAgttaatttttctctttatttttcatattttatcacgtttatcatttctttttcttcacttCTTTTCTCACTTATGATAAATATAATTGAGTGTTTACCCACCATTTTTCCCAAACTATTTATGCTTACTTTTATGTTCATACATGGCTTTCAtacatattttatgattttttaataatttcttaTGAGCTTAGTTTACTTAATGATTTTTCCAGGTATTGTAGCAACTACTACGGAGAATTACCAGAGATAGAACTGTGCGATTGGTGTCAAAGTGAGGAGAAGAGCTCAAGACATGTAGGCTCCAATTCAAAGAAATCGGTCCCCGGAATCGAGACCGGAACCACCATCCGTTCTGAATATTCCGGAGAGAAAATGATCAAGCAGCAGCAGCATGATCGTGAAGAGGGCGGCTCTGAGAAGGGGAAGAGTCCCGCGCCGTCGCCGCGGCCGGGTGCACGCAGGTACAAGCTTCTCAAGGATGTAATGTGTTAGAGGGATCAAGAACAAAGCGACGTCGTCTAAGCcaaataaagaagaagaagaagagaggaaaaACCAATAGGGTAGGGTGACTTTGGAGTTAAGAAGATGTTTTAGTTTGTGTTTGTTAATAGTAGCGTGTAGTAGCTTTGCAAATTAAAGAGTGTGTTGTTTTCTTGAAGTGTGTTCTTCTTTCAACTTCTTTCGTTTTTGAGTGGCTTTTCAGCAAGTTGTGAATAAAACTATGTAACTTTAATATCATCTAATCTATCATGGCCTAAAGTTTTAGGCTCTAATCCCCACTTCTTTTATATTTGGcctattaattttttgtttcttccAATCTTATCTATACTAAGAAATAGGATTAGCAGAAACAACTTGTCTATCTGATTTTAATTTCATATGATCCgttggtttttaattaaatttttgaaGGCAATGCATGCTGATCGTGCATGAGTTTGGTTAACTGAAGTGATtggaaaataatatttttttgcaaCAACAGTTATAAAAAACTGGTCCAATCATTAATCATATTTTTACTACTAAAGATTtagtatatattatttataatatagttATTATGTACTCAAATTAACTTACACAAAAGCTCAATTTAACTTGTGAGTTCTTTTAAAGAAAAAACAtgcaaatcaattttttttgttgatccACGGAATACATCAACTTCAAGAcccaaaatataattaataaaagttgaAACGTATGTAGTAGTTCTTAGACACTTTAACATGGTCAAAACTGCACACAGCCTGCTAATTTGAGCTTCTATAAGTTCTTTATTTTCATGGCTGGCTTGAATCATGTCTTGGGGGAATTGAATGCATACGTTT
This is a stretch of genomic DNA from Lotus japonicus ecotype B-129 chromosome 1, LjGifu_v1.2. It encodes these proteins:
- the LOC130732476 gene encoding uncharacterized protein LOC130732476 — its product is MVDLQTVCCMCGDVGFRDKLFRCNKCRHRVQHSYCSNYYGELPEIELCDWCQSEEKSSRHVGSNSKKSVPGIETGTTIRSEYSGEKMIKQQQHDREEGGSEKGKSPAPSPRPGARRYKLLKDVMC